A stretch of Primulina tabacum isolate GXHZ01 chromosome 13, ASM2559414v2, whole genome shotgun sequence DNA encodes these proteins:
- the LOC142522183 gene encoding WRKY transcription factor 6-like isoform X2, which produces MAKGSGLSFDPDHNSLYPFLRPNKTHHHFLQLHLHAETRSFSSSSFMEQDQSSSSPPPTTIQFPVNLNCTTTAADHHDSREGKRKIVDEMDFFSDKKGCAATDDRRVQEENTIVLDFNVNTGLHLLTAGNTGSDESIVDDGLSSTLEDKKAKTSELTVLQAELERMNSENRRLKDMLNQVTNNYNGLQMHMITLMQQKPIDHNGGSAAEHKNESGNGLMVPRQFIDLGLAVSNDTYEASLSSSEGRIGRDPPTESDKEMGGGEDQSVENKVPRLTPSSKSVDQATEATMRKARVSVRARSEAPMITDGCQWRKYGQKMAKGNPCPRAYYRCTMAAGCPVRKQVQRCAEDRSILITTYEGNHNHPLPPAAMAMASTTSSAARMLLSGSMPSADGLINPNFLARTLLPCSSNMATISASAPFPTVTLDLTQSPNPFPRTPSNQFSIPFQNPPQNMSGNGNPAAALLPQILGQALYNQSKFAGLQISQDLEGTHQISSPLQVMQHQGQQTQLTESVNAIANDPNFTTALAAAISSIIGGPYQENGSSINADSNGNGNNKINSSSDFPVN; this is translated from the exons ATGGCCAAAGGAAGTGGACTCTCTTTTGATCCAGATCACAATTCATTGTATCCCTTTCTTCGACCCAACAAAACCCATCACCATTTCTTGCAACTTCATCTTCACGCTGAGACACGCTCTTTTTCTTCATCATCATTCATGGAGCAGGACCAGTCATCGTCTTCACCGCCTCCCACTACTATTCAGTTCCCTGTAAATCTTAACTGCACCACAACCGCTGCTGATCATCACGATAGTCGGGAAGGGAAGAGGAAGATCGTTGATGAGATGGATTTCTTTTCCGACAAGAAAGGCTGCGCCGCCACCGATGATCGTCGTGTTCAAGAGGAGAACACTATAGTCTTGGATTTCAACGTAAAC ACAGGTTTGCACCTTCTTACTGCTGGGAATACTGGTAGTGATGAGTCTATCGTGGACGATGGTTTATCTTCCACCTTGGAGGACAAGAAAGCTAAAACCAGTGAG CTGACAGTTCTACAAGCCGAGCTAGAAAGAATGAATTCTGAGAATCGCCGTTTGAAGGACATGTTAAATCAAGTAACAAACAATTACAATGGCCTTCAGATGCACATGATTACACTTATGCAGCAAAAGCCAATTGATCACAACGGAGGTTCTGCAGCGGAACACAAAAATGAGAGTGGGAATGGACTCATGGTCCCTAGACAGTTCATAGATCTTGGGCTGGCGGTTTCGAACGACACATATGAGGCATCCTTGTCATCATCCGAGGGGCGGATTGGCCGTGATCCGCCAACGGAGAGTGATAAGGAAATGGGCGGAGGAGAGGATCAAAGCGTTGAGAACAAGGTTCCTAGGCTAACCCCCTCCTCTAAAAGCGTTGATCAAGCTACCGAGGCCACCATGAGGAAGGCTCGTGTTTCAGTCCGGGCTCGATCTGAGGCTCCTATG ATCACTGATGGATGTCAATGGCGAAAATACGGACAAAAAATGGCTAAGGGAAACCCATGCCCTCGAGCATATTATCGTTGCACCATGGCCGCTGGTTGCCCCGTACGAAAACAA GTTCAAAGATGCGCCGAGGATAGAAGTATCCTCATAACAACGTACGAAGGTAACCACAACCACCCATTGCCACCAGCCGCGATGGCTATGGCCTCAACAACGTCCTCAGCAGCAAGAATGCTACTCTCAGGTTCAATGCCTAGTGCCGATGGCTTAATAAACCCGAATTTTTTGGCAAGAACGCTCCTTCCTTGTTCCTCGAACATGGCGACTATATCTGCATCCGCGCCCTTTCCGACCGTTACATTAGACCTCACACAATCCCCTAATCCATTTCCAAGAACACCTTCGAACCAATTCTCGATCCCATTCCAAAATCCACCTCAAAACATGTCTGGAAACGGGAATCCGGCTGCTGCCCTTCTGCCACAAATCTTAGGCCAAGCATTATACAACCAGTCCAAGTTTGCGGGCCTACAAATATCGCAAGACCTTGAAGGGACTCATCAAATTTCTTCTCCGCTTCAAGTGATGCAGCATCAAGGGCAGCAAACTCAGTTGACAGAGAGCGTAAATGCTATCGCAAATGATCCGAATTTCACTACTGCATTAGCTGCTGCCATTTCTTCGATCATCGGGGGCCCATATCAAGAAAATGGGAGTAGCATTAATGCCGATAGCAATGGCAATGGAAACAACAAAATCAACTCATCGAGTGATTTTCCAGTCAACTGA
- the LOC142522183 gene encoding WRKY transcription factor 6-like isoform X1, whose product MAKGSGLSFDPDHNSLYPFLRPNKTHHHFLQLHLHAETRSFSSSSFMEQDQSSSSPPPTTIQFPVNLNCTTTAADHHDSREGKRKIVDEMDFFSDKKGCAATDDRRVQEENTIVLDFNVNTGLHLLTAGNTGSDESIVDDGLSSTLEDKKAKTSEQQLTVLQAELERMNSENRRLKDMLNQVTNNYNGLQMHMITLMQQKPIDHNGGSAAEHKNESGNGLMVPRQFIDLGLAVSNDTYEASLSSSEGRIGRDPPTESDKEMGGGEDQSVENKVPRLTPSSKSVDQATEATMRKARVSVRARSEAPMITDGCQWRKYGQKMAKGNPCPRAYYRCTMAAGCPVRKQVQRCAEDRSILITTYEGNHNHPLPPAAMAMASTTSSAARMLLSGSMPSADGLINPNFLARTLLPCSSNMATISASAPFPTVTLDLTQSPNPFPRTPSNQFSIPFQNPPQNMSGNGNPAAALLPQILGQALYNQSKFAGLQISQDLEGTHQISSPLQVMQHQGQQTQLTESVNAIANDPNFTTALAAAISSIIGGPYQENGSSINADSNGNGNNKINSSSDFPVN is encoded by the exons ATGGCCAAAGGAAGTGGACTCTCTTTTGATCCAGATCACAATTCATTGTATCCCTTTCTTCGACCCAACAAAACCCATCACCATTTCTTGCAACTTCATCTTCACGCTGAGACACGCTCTTTTTCTTCATCATCATTCATGGAGCAGGACCAGTCATCGTCTTCACCGCCTCCCACTACTATTCAGTTCCCTGTAAATCTTAACTGCACCACAACCGCTGCTGATCATCACGATAGTCGGGAAGGGAAGAGGAAGATCGTTGATGAGATGGATTTCTTTTCCGACAAGAAAGGCTGCGCCGCCACCGATGATCGTCGTGTTCAAGAGGAGAACACTATAGTCTTGGATTTCAACGTAAAC ACAGGTTTGCACCTTCTTACTGCTGGGAATACTGGTAGTGATGAGTCTATCGTGGACGATGGTTTATCTTCCACCTTGGAGGACAAGAAAGCTAAAACCAGTGAG CAACAGCTGACAGTTCTACAAGCCGAGCTAGAAAGAATGAATTCTGAGAATCGCCGTTTGAAGGACATGTTAAATCAAGTAACAAACAATTACAATGGCCTTCAGATGCACATGATTACACTTATGCAGCAAAAGCCAATTGATCACAACGGAGGTTCTGCAGCGGAACACAAAAATGAGAGTGGGAATGGACTCATGGTCCCTAGACAGTTCATAGATCTTGGGCTGGCGGTTTCGAACGACACATATGAGGCATCCTTGTCATCATCCGAGGGGCGGATTGGCCGTGATCCGCCAACGGAGAGTGATAAGGAAATGGGCGGAGGAGAGGATCAAAGCGTTGAGAACAAGGTTCCTAGGCTAACCCCCTCCTCTAAAAGCGTTGATCAAGCTACCGAGGCCACCATGAGGAAGGCTCGTGTTTCAGTCCGGGCTCGATCTGAGGCTCCTATG ATCACTGATGGATGTCAATGGCGAAAATACGGACAAAAAATGGCTAAGGGAAACCCATGCCCTCGAGCATATTATCGTTGCACCATGGCCGCTGGTTGCCCCGTACGAAAACAA GTTCAAAGATGCGCCGAGGATAGAAGTATCCTCATAACAACGTACGAAGGTAACCACAACCACCCATTGCCACCAGCCGCGATGGCTATGGCCTCAACAACGTCCTCAGCAGCAAGAATGCTACTCTCAGGTTCAATGCCTAGTGCCGATGGCTTAATAAACCCGAATTTTTTGGCAAGAACGCTCCTTCCTTGTTCCTCGAACATGGCGACTATATCTGCATCCGCGCCCTTTCCGACCGTTACATTAGACCTCACACAATCCCCTAATCCATTTCCAAGAACACCTTCGAACCAATTCTCGATCCCATTCCAAAATCCACCTCAAAACATGTCTGGAAACGGGAATCCGGCTGCTGCCCTTCTGCCACAAATCTTAGGCCAAGCATTATACAACCAGTCCAAGTTTGCGGGCCTACAAATATCGCAAGACCTTGAAGGGACTCATCAAATTTCTTCTCCGCTTCAAGTGATGCAGCATCAAGGGCAGCAAACTCAGTTGACAGAGAGCGTAAATGCTATCGCAAATGATCCGAATTTCACTACTGCATTAGCTGCTGCCATTTCTTCGATCATCGGGGGCCCATATCAAGAAAATGGGAGTAGCATTAATGCCGATAGCAATGGCAATGGAAACAACAAAATCAACTCATCGAGTGATTTTCCAGTCAACTGA
- the LOC142522184 gene encoding putative beta-1,3-galactosyltransferase 2 isoform X2: MKIVSEGCDPKFVRDSIPLQPKDIKREPKEIFWDVTKNQHAIQTLDQTISNLEMELAAAKEAQESILSGSPVSETAAQTVSSGKRKYFIVIGINTAFSSRKRRDSVRSTWMPQGEKGSKLESEKGIVVRFVIGHSATLGGILDRAIEAEDKKHGDILRLDHVEGYLELSAKTKAYFATAFALWDAEYYVKVDDDVHVNIATLGGILARHRKKPRTYIGCMKSGPVLAQRGVRYHEPEYWKFGETGNKYFRHATGQLYAISKDLAYYISVNQHVLHKYANEDVSLGSWFIGLDVQHIDDRRLCCGTAPDCEWKTQSGNLCAASFDWSCSGICRSVDRIRDVHRRCGEGEDAIWKAAF, from the exons atgaaaatagTGTCTGAAGGCTGTGACCCAAAATTTGTGAGGGACTCGATTCCTTTGCAGCCAAAAGATATCAAGAGGGAACCGAAGGAAAtcttttgggacgttacaaagAATCAACATGCTATACA GACGTTGGACCAGACCATTTCGAATCTGGAGATGGAGTTAGCCGCGGCGAAGGAAGCACAGGAGTCGATCTTGAGTGGCTCCCCTGTATCTGAAACTGCAGCACAGACTGTTTCTTCTGGCAAACGAAAGTATTTCATAGTTATTGGAATAAATACTGCATTTAGCAGTCGAAAAAGGAGAGATTCAGTTCGTTCTACATGGATGCCGCAAG GTGAAAAAGGAAGCAAGTTGGAGTCGGAGAAAGGGATCGTTGTTCGCTTTGTCATCGGTCACAG TGCAACATTAGGGGGTATATTGGATCGAGCCATTGAAGCAGAAGATAAGAAGCATGGAGACATATTGAGACTG GACCATGTCGAGGGTTATCTGGAGTTGTCTGCTAAGACAAAGGCTTATTTTGCAACCGCTTTTGCTTTATGGGATGCCGAGTACTACGTCAAAGTTGACGACGATGTCCATGTTAATATAG CAACTCTTGGGGGAATATTAGCAAGACACCGGAAAAAACCGAGGACATACATAGGATGTATGAAGTCCGGTCCCGTCCTTGCTCAGAG GGGGGTAAGATACCATGAACCTGAATATTGGAAATTCGGTGAGACGGGAAACAAGTATTTCCGTCATGCTACGGGACAATTGTATGCCATTTCAAAAGATTTGGCTTATTACATTTCAGTAAACCA GCATGTTTTGCACAAGTATGCTAATGAGGATGTGTCTCTGGGATCTTGGTTCATTGGACTTGACGTTCAACATATCGATGATCGAAGACTTTGTTGCGGAACGGCACCTG ATTGTGAATGGAAAACACAGTCCGGAAACCTGTGTGCTGCCTCATTCGATTGGAGCTGCAGCGGGATATGCAGATCAGTCGATAGAATAAGGGATGTCCACAGAAGGTGTGGAGAAGGAGAGGATGCTATTTGGAAAGCTGCCTTCTGA
- the LOC142522184 gene encoding putative beta-1,3-galactosyltransferase 2 isoform X1, with protein MYLEMHTKNRGGEQVSRSVVSKKWTFFLCIGCFFAGMLFTNRILTEPESEGLGRTTASEVEKMKIVSEGCDPKFVRDSIPLQPKDIKREPKEIFWDVTKNQHAIQTLDQTISNLEMELAAAKEAQESILSGSPVSETAAQTVSSGKRKYFIVIGINTAFSSRKRRDSVRSTWMPQGEKGSKLESEKGIVVRFVIGHSATLGGILDRAIEAEDKKHGDILRLDHVEGYLELSAKTKAYFATAFALWDAEYYVKVDDDVHVNIATLGGILARHRKKPRTYIGCMKSGPVLAQRGVRYHEPEYWKFGETGNKYFRHATGQLYAISKDLAYYISVNQHVLHKYANEDVSLGSWFIGLDVQHIDDRRLCCGTAPDCEWKTQSGNLCAASFDWSCSGICRSVDRIRDVHRRCGEGEDAIWKAAF; from the exons ATGTATTTAGAAATGCACACGAAGAATAGAGGGGGAGAGCAGGTTTCGAGAAGTGTCGTTTCTAAGAAATGGACGTTTTTTCTTTGTATTGGGTGTTTCTTTGCAGGAATGTTGTTTACCAATAG GATATTGACCGAGCCCGAATCAGAAGGCTTAGGGAGAACAACTGCATCAGAAGttgaaaaaatgaaaatagTGTCTGAAGGCTGTGACCCAAAATTTGTGAGGGACTCGATTCCTTTGCAGCCAAAAGATATCAAGAGGGAACCGAAGGAAAtcttttgggacgttacaaagAATCAACATGCTATACA GACGTTGGACCAGACCATTTCGAATCTGGAGATGGAGTTAGCCGCGGCGAAGGAAGCACAGGAGTCGATCTTGAGTGGCTCCCCTGTATCTGAAACTGCAGCACAGACTGTTTCTTCTGGCAAACGAAAGTATTTCATAGTTATTGGAATAAATACTGCATTTAGCAGTCGAAAAAGGAGAGATTCAGTTCGTTCTACATGGATGCCGCAAG GTGAAAAAGGAAGCAAGTTGGAGTCGGAGAAAGGGATCGTTGTTCGCTTTGTCATCGGTCACAG TGCAACATTAGGGGGTATATTGGATCGAGCCATTGAAGCAGAAGATAAGAAGCATGGAGACATATTGAGACTG GACCATGTCGAGGGTTATCTGGAGTTGTCTGCTAAGACAAAGGCTTATTTTGCAACCGCTTTTGCTTTATGGGATGCCGAGTACTACGTCAAAGTTGACGACGATGTCCATGTTAATATAG CAACTCTTGGGGGAATATTAGCAAGACACCGGAAAAAACCGAGGACATACATAGGATGTATGAAGTCCGGTCCCGTCCTTGCTCAGAG GGGGGTAAGATACCATGAACCTGAATATTGGAAATTCGGTGAGACGGGAAACAAGTATTTCCGTCATGCTACGGGACAATTGTATGCCATTTCAAAAGATTTGGCTTATTACATTTCAGTAAACCA GCATGTTTTGCACAAGTATGCTAATGAGGATGTGTCTCTGGGATCTTGGTTCATTGGACTTGACGTTCAACATATCGATGATCGAAGACTTTGTTGCGGAACGGCACCTG ATTGTGAATGGAAAACACAGTCCGGAAACCTGTGTGCTGCCTCATTCGATTGGAGCTGCAGCGGGATATGCAGATCAGTCGATAGAATAAGGGATGTCCACAGAAGGTGTGGAGAAGGAGAGGATGCTATTTGGAAAGCTGCCTTCTGA